One segment of Vogesella indigofera DNA contains the following:
- a CDS encoding PilT/PilU family type 4a pilus ATPase has protein sequence MLMLPFLKLMADKKASDLFFSCGAPPQIKIDGHTLPVNDKPLSAENVQRLAHSLMSPEQIDEFERELEMNFGTAVDELGNYRVNIFRQRGSIGIVIRYIAPKIPSLGQLNLPETLRELTSLKRGLIFVVGATGSGKSSTVAAMIEQRNQTQTGHILTVEDPIEFIFEHKRSLVNQREIGVDTHSYQNALKSAMREAPDVLMIGEIRDAETLTHAINYAQSGHLCISTLHGNNSYHALNRIISFFPLENRSALLMDLSAALKAVISQRLIPASDGKRRPALEVLINTSHIADLIRNGEIDKIKEAIEASMTEGAQTFEQSLFRLYKDGLISLEEALHNADSPTNLYWLINHDNSKPEDSKPEDGESFAGFTLSH, from the coding sequence ATGCTCATGCTCCCGTTCCTGAAACTGATGGCCGACAAGAAGGCCAGCGACCTGTTTTTCAGCTGCGGCGCCCCACCGCAAATCAAGATCGACGGCCATACCCTGCCGGTCAACGACAAGCCGCTGAGCGCGGAAAACGTGCAACGCCTCGCCCACAGCCTGATGAGCCCGGAGCAGATCGACGAATTCGAACGCGAGCTGGAGATGAACTTCGGTACCGCGGTAGACGAGTTGGGCAACTACCGCGTCAATATCTTCCGCCAGCGCGGCAGCATCGGCATCGTCATCCGTTACATCGCACCGAAGATCCCGTCGCTGGGTCAGCTCAACCTGCCGGAAACGCTGAGGGAGCTGACCTCGCTCAAGCGCGGCCTGATCTTTGTCGTCGGCGCCACCGGCTCCGGCAAGAGCTCGACGGTGGCGGCGATGATCGAACAGCGCAATCAGACGCAGACCGGCCACATCCTGACGGTGGAAGACCCCATCGAATTCATCTTCGAACACAAGCGCTCGCTGGTGAATCAGCGCGAAATCGGCGTCGACACCCACAGCTACCAGAACGCGCTGAAAAGCGCGATGCGCGAGGCGCCGGACGTGCTGATGATCGGCGAGATCCGCGACGCCGAAACGCTGACCCACGCCATCAACTACGCCCAATCCGGCCACCTGTGCATCTCCACCCTGCACGGCAACAACAGCTACCACGCGCTGAACCGCATCATCAGCTTCTTCCCGCTGGAAAACCGCAGCGCGCTGCTGATGGACCTGTCGGCCGCGCTGAAGGCGGTGATCTCACAACGCCTGATCCCCGCCAGCGACGGCAAACGCCGCCCGGCGCTGGAGGTGCTGATCAACACCTCGCACATTGCCGACCTGATCCGCAACGGCGAGATCGACAAGATCAAGGAGGCCATCGAGGCCAGCATGACCGAGGGCGCGCAGACTTTCGAACAGTCGCTGTTCCGCCTGTACAAGGATGGCCTGATCTCGCTGGAAGAAGCACTGCACAACGCCGACTCGCCGACCAACCTGTACTGGCTGATCAACCACGACAACAGCAAGCCGGAAGACAGCAAGCCGGAAGACGGCGAAAGCTTTGCCGGCTTTACCCTATCCCACTGA
- a CDS encoding ArsC family reductase produces the protein MITLYGIPNCDTVKKARQWLSAQGIDYAFHDFKKQGIAADKLAQWIDSLGLEQVINRKGTTWRALSEAEKALATIPASAIDLLICKPSLIKRPVLEHNGKLHLGFKEADYQEAFGK, from the coding sequence ATGATTACCCTTTACGGCATTCCCAACTGCGACACCGTCAAAAAAGCCCGCCAATGGCTCAGCGCGCAGGGCATTGACTACGCCTTCCACGACTTCAAGAAACAGGGCATCGCCGCCGACAAGCTGGCGCAATGGATAGACAGCCTCGGCCTCGAACAGGTGATCAACCGCAAGGGCACCACCTGGCGCGCGCTCAGCGAGGCCGAAAAGGCACTGGCGACCATCCCGGCCAGCGCTATCGACCTGCTGATCTGCAAGCCGTCGCTGATCAAGCGCCCGGTGCTGGAGCACAACGGCAAGCTGCACCTCGGCTTCAAGGAAGCCGACTATCAGGAGGCATTCGGCAAATGA
- the dapE gene encoding succinyl-diaminopimelate desuccinylase, translated as MSATLELTRTLIALDSITPRDEGCQELMIARLEDLGFTIERMPFGDVSNFWAHRGHGAPLLCFAGHTDVVPTGPVDQWDSHPFQPVIRNGHLFGRGAADMKASLAAFITASERFVAANPQHKGTLAFLITSDEEGIATDGTVRVVDALEARGDVIDYCIVGEPTSSQQFGDTIKNGRRGSLSGHLIVHGIQGHIAYPHLAKNPVHLAAPALAALATEVWDHGNEYFPPTSWQISNIHAGTGATNIIPGSCDIKFNFRFSTEHTAETLKDRVHQILDQHGLAYELHWLLSGNPFLTAPGALTDAISSAIHEVSGVEPELNTTGGTSDGRFIKRIARELVEFGPINASIHKLNECVSVDDIEPLSQVYEKTLHKLLD; from the coding sequence ATGAGCGCAACCCTGGAACTGACCCGGACCCTGATCGCCCTGGACTCGATCACCCCGCGCGACGAAGGCTGTCAGGAACTGATGATCGCCCGCCTGGAAGACCTCGGCTTCACCATCGAGCGCATGCCGTTCGGTGACGTCAGCAACTTCTGGGCCCATCGCGGCCACGGCGCACCACTACTGTGCTTTGCCGGCCACACCGACGTGGTGCCCACCGGCCCGGTCGACCAGTGGGACAGCCACCCGTTCCAGCCGGTGATCCGCAACGGCCACCTGTTCGGCCGCGGCGCGGCCGACATGAAGGCGTCGCTGGCTGCCTTCATCACCGCCAGCGAACGCTTTGTCGCGGCCAACCCGCAGCACAAGGGCACCCTCGCCTTCCTGATCACCTCCGACGAGGAAGGCATCGCCACCGACGGCACCGTGCGCGTGGTGGATGCGCTGGAAGCACGCGGCGACGTGATCGACTACTGCATCGTCGGCGAACCGACCTCGTCGCAGCAGTTCGGCGACACCATCAAGAACGGCCGCCGCGGCTCGCTGTCCGGCCACCTGATCGTACACGGCATCCAGGGCCATATCGCCTACCCGCACCTGGCCAAGAACCCGGTGCACCTGGCGGCGCCGGCACTGGCGGCGCTGGCCACCGAGGTGTGGGATCACGGCAACGAATACTTCCCGCCGACCAGCTGGCAGATTTCCAACATCCACGCCGGCACCGGTGCCACCAACATCATTCCCGGCAGCTGCGACATCAAGTTCAACTTCCGCTTCTCCACCGAGCACACCGCGGAGACGCTGAAGGACCGCGTGCACCAGATCCTGGACCAGCACGGCCTGGCCTACGAGTTACACTGGCTGCTGTCCGGCAACCCGTTCCTGACCGCACCGGGCGCACTGACCGACGCCATCAGCAGCGCGATCCACGAGGTTTCCGGCGTGGAGCCGGAGCTGAACACCACCGGCGGCACCTCCGACGGCCGCTTCATCAAGCGCATCGCGCGCGAGCTGGTGGAGTTCGGCCCCATCAACGCCAGCATCCACAAGCTGAACGAGTGCGTCAGCGTCGACGACATCGAGCCACTATCGCAGGTGTACGAGAAAACCCTGCACAAGCTGCTGGATTGA
- the recR gene encoding recombination mediator RecR encodes MKNPPSLDQLIAALKVLPGVGPKSAQRMAFHLLQRDKAGADKLARALDRALLNLRHCERCHTFSETPLCNVCADDKRRQEVLCVVEMPADLLMLEQTRCYDGLYFVLMGRLSPMDGVGPKDIDLERLIARACDGVVTEVIVATNFTAEGEVTAHLIAEMLKAQGLKVTRIARGMPVGGELEYVDPGTLAQAMYERRTLS; translated from the coding sequence ATGAAAAATCCACCGTCCCTCGATCAACTGATCGCCGCGCTGAAAGTGCTGCCCGGCGTCGGCCCCAAGTCGGCGCAGCGCATGGCCTTTCATCTGCTGCAACGCGACAAGGCCGGCGCCGACAAGCTGGCGCGGGCGCTGGATCGGGCGCTGCTCAATCTGCGCCACTGCGAGCGCTGCCACACCTTCAGCGAGACGCCGCTGTGCAATGTCTGCGCCGATGACAAGCGCCGGCAGGAAGTGCTGTGCGTGGTGGAGATGCCGGCCGACCTGCTGATGCTGGAGCAGACCCGCTGTTACGACGGCCTCTACTTCGTGCTGATGGGACGGTTGTCGCCGATGGACGGGGTCGGTCCCAAGGACATCGACCTGGAGCGGCTGATCGCGCGCGCCTGTGACGGCGTGGTGACCGAGGTGATCGTGGCCACCAACTTCACCGCCGAAGGCGAGGTCACCGCGCACCTGATCGCGGAAATGCTGAAGGCGCAGGGGCTGAAGGTGACGCGCATCGCGCGCGGCATGCCGGTCGGCGGCGAGCTGGAGTATGTCGATCCGGGTACGCTGGCGCAGGCGATGTACGAGCGGCGCACGTTGAGCTGA
- a CDS encoding YbaB/EbfC family nucleoid-associated protein, translating into MFGKAGIAGLMKQAQQMQENMKKAQEELAKVEIEGQSGAGLVKVVMTCSHDVKRVSIDDSLLEDAKEDKEMLEDLIAAAFNDASRKADALSQERMSGFTAGMNLPAGMKLPF; encoded by the coding sequence ATGTTTGGTAAAGCCGGAATCGCGGGTCTGATGAAACAGGCCCAGCAAATGCAGGAAAACATGAAAAAGGCGCAGGAAGAACTGGCCAAGGTCGAGATCGAGGGCCAGTCCGGCGCCGGTCTGGTCAAGGTGGTGATGACCTGCAGCCACGACGTGAAGCGCGTCAGCATCGACGACAGCCTGCTGGAAGATGCCAAGGAAGACAAGGAAATGCTGGAAGACCTGATCGCGGCGGCCTTCAACGACGCCAGCCGCAAGGCCGATGCGCTGTCGCAGGAGCGCATGTCCGGCTTTACCGCCGGCATGAACCTGCCGGCCGGGATGAAACTACCGTTCTGA
- the dnaX gene encoding DNA polymerase III subunit gamma/tau, with translation MTYQVLARKWRPKRFADLVGQEHVVRALSNALKESRLHHAYLLTGTRGVGKTTIARILAKSLNCETGTTAEPCGVCQACTQIDAGRFVDLLEIDAASNTGIDNIREVLENAQYTPTMGRFKVYIIDEVHMLSKSAFNAMLKTLEEPPAHVKFILATTDPQKVPVTVLSRCLQFSLRNMTPQQVAGHLAHVLDTEGVSFEAPALALLGRAAAGSMRDALSLLDQAIAYGVGDVREDGVRAMLGAVDQRYLFALLEALADADGARLMQEVEALVARGIGFDSALAELAMLLHQLALAQTVPDAIAADEPERDALFALAQRLGAEDVQLYYQIALHGRRDLALAPDEHAGFSMTMLRMLAFHPAQGGADVAPRAAAQNRPAPGAPQPVANLAPATAAPSPARALLANIGGKSAVTPAAAAEPLPAAETEPEPAPAATPAVAPPAADVTPPPPPADLAPWHEAPVAEPAAVSVASAPTVTVADEADAADTVDEEMVELPAAGDADGELAEYALLQAEADATLAQPAVIVFDGDWSALIGQLGARMGAARMLAQNAALKQWDGEVFHLAVPEAFRNMAGRDFQDKLRTVLGEHLGRAVQISVSIETLDVETPAMRDARFKREQLAEARLIMQNDKVVQQLVQEMGATLLAETIQPVQE, from the coding sequence ATGACCTATCAAGTTCTCGCCCGCAAATGGCGCCCCAAACGCTTCGCCGATCTGGTCGGCCAGGAACACGTGGTGCGCGCGCTCAGCAATGCGCTGAAAGAATCGCGCCTGCACCACGCCTACCTGCTGACCGGTACCCGCGGCGTGGGCAAGACCACCATTGCCCGCATCCTGGCCAAGAGCCTGAACTGCGAGACCGGCACCACCGCCGAGCCGTGCGGTGTGTGCCAGGCCTGCACCCAGATTGATGCCGGTCGCTTTGTCGACCTGCTGGAAATAGACGCCGCATCCAATACCGGCATCGACAACATCCGCGAAGTGCTGGAAAACGCGCAGTACACGCCGACCATGGGCCGTTTCAAGGTCTACATCATCGACGAAGTGCACATGCTGTCCAAGAGTGCCTTCAACGCGATGCTGAAGACGCTGGAAGAGCCGCCAGCACACGTCAAGTTCATCCTCGCCACCACCGACCCGCAAAAAGTGCCGGTCACGGTGCTGTCGCGCTGCCTGCAGTTCAGCCTGCGCAACATGACGCCGCAGCAGGTGGCAGGTCATCTGGCGCACGTGCTGGACACCGAGGGCGTGAGCTTCGAGGCACCGGCGCTGGCGCTGCTGGGCCGCGCCGCCGCCGGCTCGATGCGCGATGCGCTGTCGCTGCTGGATCAGGCCATCGCCTACGGTGTCGGCGACGTGCGCGAAGACGGCGTGCGTGCGATGCTGGGCGCGGTCGACCAGCGCTACCTGTTTGCCCTGCTGGAGGCGCTGGCCGATGCCGACGGCGCGCGCCTGATGCAGGAAGTGGAAGCGCTGGTGGCGCGCGGTATCGGTTTCGACAGCGCGCTGGCGGAGCTGGCGATGCTGCTGCACCAGCTGGCATTGGCGCAGACGGTGCCGGACGCCATCGCCGCCGACGAGCCGGAGCGCGACGCGCTGTTTGCCCTCGCGCAGCGCCTAGGCGCCGAGGACGTACAGCTTTACTACCAGATCGCGCTGCATGGCCGTCGCGATCTGGCGCTGGCGCCGGACGAACACGCCGGCTTCAGCATGACCATGCTGCGCATGCTGGCCTTCCATCCGGCACAGGGTGGCGCCGACGTGGCGCCGCGTGCCGCTGCGCAGAACCGCCCGGCACCGGGCGCGCCACAGCCTGTGGCCAACCTTGCGCCGGCAACGGCGGCGCCATCGCCGGCGCGCGCGCTGCTGGCCAATATCGGCGGCAAGTCGGCGGTGACGCCTGCCGCCGCCGCCGAGCCGCTGCCGGCGGCAGAAACGGAACCCGAGCCCGCCCCTGCGGCGACGCCGGCCGTCGCGCCGCCAGCGGCTGATGTCACGCCACCCCCACCACCGGCCGATCTGGCGCCGTGGCACGAGGCGCCGGTGGCAGAGCCAGCGGCAGTAAGCGTAGCGAGCGCGCCAACGGTGACGGTGGCCGATGAGGCTGACGCGGCCGATACGGTCGACGAAGAGATGGTCGAGCTGCCGGCAGCCGGCGACGCCGACGGCGAACTGGCCGAGTACGCGCTGTTGCAGGCGGAAGCCGACGCCACACTGGCGCAGCCGGCGGTCATAGTCTTCGATGGCGACTGGTCGGCGCTGATCGGCCAGCTGGGGGCCAGGATGGGCGCCGCGCGCATGCTGGCGCAGAACGCCGCGCTGAAACAGTGGGACGGCGAGGTGTTCCACCTTGCTGTGCCGGAGGCGTTCCGCAATATGGCGGGCCGCGATTTTCAGGACAAACTACGCACGGTGCTGGGCGAGCATCTGGGCCGTGCGGTACAGATCAGCGTGTCGATCGAGACGCTGGATGTGGAAACCCCGGCGATGCGGGACGCCCGCTTCAAGCGCGAGCAGCTGGCCGAGGCCAGGCTGATCATGCAAAACGATAAGGTGGTACAGCAACTCGTGCAGGAAATGGGCGCGACCTTGCTGGCCGAGACGATACAACCCGTTCAGGAGTAA
- the mltB gene encoding lytic murein transglycosylase B codes for MSFLPKMLLSLLALCAALARADAAFLARQDVQRYIDEQVAAGALTRPELEAVFANVELKPNIINIMDRPSTARPWYQFRPNFYSERLMGEGVAFWQANEDALRRAEQQYHVAPEMIVAIIGIETRYGGNTGSFRLADALSTLAFDYPRRAAFFRDELTELLLLARSENVNALSLKGSYAGAMGLPQFMPSSFRKWAVDFDGDGHRDIWSNRVDAIGSVGNYFQLHGWLGGDDVVVPAEVAPGEALDKLLADKFNLHYSVAELKALGVSPQAPVRDDAKAVLFALEVAPGEVRYWLGLNNFYTITRYNKSMLYAMVAHELAQEIRNRYLATRFAATPAP; via the coding sequence ATGTCTTTTCTGCCCAAGATGCTGTTGTCCCTGCTGGCGCTGTGCGCCGCGCTGGCCCGTGCCGATGCCGCCTTTCTGGCGCGCCAGGACGTGCAGCGCTACATCGACGAACAGGTCGCCGCCGGTGCGCTGACGCGGCCGGAGCTGGAGGCGGTGTTCGCCAATGTCGAACTCAAGCCGAACATCATCAACATCATGGACCGCCCGTCTACTGCGCGGCCGTGGTACCAGTTCCGTCCCAATTTCTACAGCGAGCGGCTGATGGGCGAGGGCGTGGCGTTCTGGCAGGCCAACGAGGACGCGCTGCGCCGCGCCGAGCAGCAATACCATGTCGCGCCGGAAATGATCGTCGCCATCATTGGCATCGAGACCCGCTACGGCGGCAACACCGGCAGCTTTCGCCTGGCCGATGCGTTGTCCACGCTGGCCTTCGACTATCCGCGCCGCGCCGCGTTCTTCCGCGACGAGCTGACCGAGCTGCTGCTGCTGGCGCGCAGCGAGAACGTCAACGCCTTGTCGCTGAAGGGCAGCTACGCCGGGGCGATGGGGCTGCCGCAGTTCATGCCGTCCAGCTTCCGCAAGTGGGCGGTGGATTTCGACGGTGACGGCCATCGCGATATCTGGAGCAACCGCGTTGACGCCATCGGCAGCGTCGGTAACTACTTCCAGCTGCACGGCTGGCTGGGTGGCGACGACGTGGTGGTGCCGGCCGAGGTGGCACCGGGCGAGGCGCTGGACAAGTTGCTGGCCGACAAATTCAACCTGCACTACAGCGTGGCCGAGCTGAAGGCGCTGGGGGTGTCGCCGCAGGCGCCGGTGCGTGACGACGCCAAGGCGGTGCTGTTCGCGCTGGAGGTGGCGCCGGGCGAGGTGCGCTACTGGCTGGGGCTCAATAATTTCTACACCATCACCCGCTACAACAAGAGCATGCTGTACGCGATGGTGGCGCACGAGCTGGCGCAGGAAATCCGCAACCGCTACCTGGCGACGCGTTTTGCCGCCACGCCTGCTCCCTGA
- the hrcA gene encoding heat-inducible transcriptional repressor HrcA: MLNERTQRLLKVLVERYIADGQPVASKTLAAVSGLELSPASIRNMLADLEAMGLIASPHTSAGRVPTQRGYRLFVDRLITIQPLAAPMVQELRHNLQPDSPQRVLQAASQMLSELTQFAGVVMTPQRPDGAFRQIEFLRLSERRVLLILVTLEGDVRNHLFNTPRDYSGSELIEAANFLNQHYAGQALAGVVDRMEQELTCLQGDISGLMTEAIRFGRESLSGDEVMVSGEGKLLCANDFGGDLQRLRELFDTFQRKTELLQLLEQSRQAPGVNLFIGDESGVVTLDDCSVVIAPYRMGGQVVGTLGVVGPTRMAYERVIPIVDITARLVSSALNFND, encoded by the coding sequence ATGTTGAATGAACGTACGCAACGCCTGCTCAAGGTGCTGGTCGAGCGCTATATTGCCGACGGCCAGCCGGTCGCCTCGAAAACGTTGGCCGCAGTCTCCGGTCTGGAACTGTCGCCGGCCTCCATCCGCAACATGCTGGCGGACCTGGAGGCGATGGGCCTGATTGCGTCGCCGCATACCTCGGCCGGACGGGTGCCGACGCAGCGCGGCTACCGCCTGTTCGTCGATCGCCTGATCACCATCCAGCCGCTGGCGGCGCCGATGGTGCAGGAGCTGCGCCACAACCTGCAGCCGGATAGCCCGCAGCGCGTGCTGCAGGCGGCGTCGCAGATGCTGTCGGAGCTGACCCAGTTTGCCGGCGTGGTGATGACGCCGCAGCGCCCGGACGGCGCCTTCCGCCAGATCGAGTTTTTGCGCCTGTCCGAGCGGCGGGTGCTATTGATCCTGGTGACGCTGGAAGGTGATGTGCGCAACCACCTGTTCAACACCCCGCGCGATTACAGCGGCAGCGAGCTGATCGAGGCCGCCAATTTCCTCAACCAGCACTACGCCGGCCAGGCGCTGGCCGGGGTGGTCGACCGCATGGAGCAGGAGCTGACCTGCCTGCAGGGCGACATCTCCGGACTGATGACGGAGGCGATCCGTTTCGGCCGCGAGAGCCTGAGCGGCGACGAGGTGATGGTGTCCGGCGAGGGCAAGCTGCTGTGCGCCAACGACTTCGGCGGCGACCTGCAGCGGCTGCGCGAGCTGTTCGACACCTTCCAGCGCAAGACCGAGCTGCTGCAGCTGCTGGAGCAGAGCCGGCAGGCGCCGGGGGTGAACCTGTTCATCGGCGACGAGTCTGGCGTGGTGACGCTGGACGACTGCAGCGTGGTGATCGCGCCGTACCGGATGGGCGGCCAGGTGGTTGGCACCCTCGGCGTGGTCGGTCCGACGCGCATGGCTTACGAGCGGGTGATCCCCATCGTCGACATCACCGCGCGGCTGGTCTCCAGCGCACTCAATTTCAACGACTAG
- the recA gene encoding recombinase RecA, which produces MAERSEDKSKALSAALAQIEKQFGKGSIMRMSDNQVHENLQVISTGSLGLDLALGVGGLPRGRVVEIYGPESSGKTTLCLQVVAEAQKLGGTCAYIDAENALDPSYAQKLGVKVDEMLISQPDTGEQALEICDMLVRSGGVDIIVVDSVAALVPKAEIEGEMGDSHVGLQARLMSQALRKLTGNIKRTNTLVIFINQIRMKIGVMFGSPETTTGGNALKFYASVRMDIRRIGGIKKGEEVIGNETRVKVVKNKVSPPFKQAVFDIFYGEGISREGEIIDMGVEHDFISKSGAWYAYNGQKIGQGKDNTRQWLKDNPEIAKEIERKIRETVGVQTVANKDDSADEEELLDDTFDA; this is translated from the coding sequence ATGGCGGAGCGTTCCGAAGACAAGAGCAAGGCCCTGAGCGCAGCACTGGCCCAGATCGAAAAGCAGTTCGGCAAAGGCTCGATCATGCGCATGAGCGACAACCAGGTGCATGAAAACCTGCAGGTGATCAGTACCGGTTCTCTCGGCCTTGACCTCGCCTTGGGCGTTGGTGGCTTGCCGCGTGGCCGCGTGGTGGAAATCTACGGTCCGGAATCGTCCGGCAAGACCACACTGTGCCTGCAAGTGGTCGCCGAGGCGCAGAAGCTGGGCGGCACCTGCGCCTACATCGACGCGGAAAACGCGCTCGACCCGTCCTACGCGCAAAAGCTGGGCGTCAAGGTCGACGAGATGCTGATCTCGCAGCCGGATACCGGCGAACAGGCACTGGAAATCTGCGACATGCTGGTGCGCTCCGGCGGCGTCGACATCATCGTGGTCGACTCGGTGGCGGCACTGGTGCCGAAGGCGGAAATCGAAGGCGAAATGGGCGACAGCCACGTTGGCCTGCAGGCGCGTCTGATGTCACAGGCACTGCGCAAGCTGACCGGCAACATCAAGCGCACCAACACGCTGGTGATCTTCATCAACCAGATCCGCATGAAGATCGGTGTGATGTTCGGCAGCCCGGAAACCACCACCGGCGGTAACGCGCTGAAGTTCTACGCCTCGGTGCGCATGGACATCCGCCGCATCGGCGGCATCAAGAAGGGCGAAGAGGTCATCGGCAACGAGACCCGCGTCAAGGTCGTGAAGAACAAGGTGTCCCCACCGTTCAAGCAGGCGGTGTTCGATATCTTCTACGGCGAAGGCATCTCGCGCGAAGGCGAAATCATCGACATGGGTGTCGAGCACGACTTCATCAGCAAGTCCGGCGCCTGGTACGCCTACAACGGCCAGAAGATCGGCCAGGGCAAGGACAATACCCGCCAGTGGCTGAAGGACAATCCGGAAATCGCCAAGGAAATCGAGCGCAAGATCCGCGAAACCGTCGGCGTACAGACCGTGGCCAACAAGGATGACTCAGCAGACGAAGAAGAGCTGCTCGACGACACCTTTGATGCCTGA
- the recX gene encoding recombination regulator RecX, translating to MAGTEKSLKARAVDLLSRREYSRLELKRRLAPFADSEAEVDALLEQLAADHWQSDSRFAEAFANSRSQRYGSRRLAQEMRERGIDRDTIQSALAQQDDLATARAIWQRKFGRPPADQQERLKQMRFLASRGFTMDIIQRILRGASRDIDDE from the coding sequence ATGGCCGGCACTGAAAAAAGTCTGAAGGCGCGAGCCGTCGATCTTCTGTCCCGCCGCGAGTACTCGCGGCTGGAACTGAAGCGGCGGCTCGCGCCGTTTGCCGACAGCGAAGCAGAAGTCGACGCGCTGCTGGAGCAGCTGGCGGCCGATCACTGGCAATCGGACAGCCGCTTTGCCGAAGCCTTTGCCAATAGCCGCAGCCAACGTTACGGCAGCCGCCGCCTGGCGCAGGAAATGCGCGAACGCGGCATCGACCGCGACACCATCCAGTCCGCGCTGGCGCAGCAGGACGATCTGGCGACCGCGCGTGCCATCTGGCAGCGCAAGTTCGGCCGCCCACCGGCCGACCAGCAGGAGCGGCTGAAGCAGATGCGCTTTCTCGCCAGCCGCGGCTTTACCATGGACATCATCCAACGCATCCTGCGCGGCGCCAGCCGTGACATTGACGACGAATGA